In Massilia violaceinigra, one DNA window encodes the following:
- a CDS encoding efflux RND transporter periplasmic adaptor subunit — MQSNLFPRSAKPAAGAPVLLALGAAVLLAACGNKAPPAPPPSGPPQVVVHTVAAQPMTVTTELAGRTSAYQVAEVRPQVGGLILKRLFVEGSTVKAGTALYQIDPASFVASVNSAKATLASARARLLAAEPKAKRYQELLAIEGVSKQDSEDALASAAQARAEVASAQAALDVANINLKYTNVYAPIGGHISRSNVTAGALVTAGQADALTTVQQLDPIYVDVTQSSTELLALRRRFESGKLKQAEGGQATVSLLLADGSKYSAPGKLQFADVSVDAGTGNVTLRALFPNPKGELMPGMYVRAVLDSGLDDKAITVPQVGVTRNQRGEATALVLTKENKVEQRVLSTGAAVGDQWVVNAGLVPGERVIVEGVQKVRPGAPAVAVPAGAPAPGAQGVAGTPAAGRATPAGA, encoded by the coding sequence ATGCAATCGAACCTCTTCCCCCGCTCCGCCAAGCCGGCCGCCGGCGCTCCCGTCCTGCTGGCCCTTGGCGCCGCCGTCCTGCTCGCCGCCTGCGGCAACAAAGCGCCACCCGCGCCACCGCCGTCCGGCCCGCCGCAAGTCGTGGTGCACACGGTCGCGGCCCAGCCGATGACCGTGACTACCGAGCTGGCCGGGCGCACCTCCGCTTACCAGGTGGCCGAAGTACGGCCCCAGGTTGGCGGCCTGATCCTCAAGCGCCTGTTCGTCGAGGGCTCCACCGTCAAGGCCGGCACGGCGCTGTACCAGATCGATCCGGCCAGCTTTGTCGCTTCGGTCAATTCGGCCAAGGCCACCCTGGCCAGCGCCAGGGCCAGGTTGCTGGCGGCCGAGCCGAAAGCGAAGCGCTACCAGGAATTGCTGGCCATCGAAGGCGTCAGCAAGCAGGATAGCGAAGACGCGCTCGCCAGCGCGGCCCAGGCCCGCGCCGAAGTCGCATCGGCCCAGGCTGCGCTCGACGTCGCCAATATCAATCTGAAATACACCAATGTATACGCGCCAATCGGCGGCCACATCAGCCGCTCGAACGTGACCGCCGGCGCCCTCGTGACCGCCGGTCAGGCCGATGCGCTGACCACCGTGCAGCAGCTCGATCCGATTTATGTCGACGTGACCCAGTCCAGCACCGAACTGCTGGCGCTGCGCCGCCGCTTCGAGAGCGGCAAACTCAAACAGGCAGAGGGCGGCCAGGCCACGGTCAGCCTGCTGCTGGCCGACGGCAGCAAGTACAGCGCGCCCGGCAAGCTGCAGTTCGCCGATGTGAGCGTCGATGCCGGCACCGGCAACGTCACCCTGCGCGCGCTGTTCCCGAACCCGAAGGGTGAACTGATGCCCGGCATGTATGTGCGCGCCGTGCTCGACAGCGGCCTGGATGACAAGGCCATCACCGTGCCGCAGGTCGGCGTCACGCGTAACCAGCGCGGGGAAGCGACCGCACTGGTATTAACCAAGGAAAACAAGGTCGAGCAGCGCGTGCTGAGCACCGGCGCGGCCGTGGGCGACCAGTGGGTGGTCAACGCCGGCCTGGTTCCGGGCGAGCGGGTGATCGTCGAAGGGGTGCAGAAAGTGCGTCCCGGCGCGCCCGCCGTGGCTGTCCCGGCAGGTGCCCCAGCGCCCGGTGCCCAAGGCGTGGCAGGCACTCCCGCTGCAGGCCGTGCGACCCCTGCAGGAGCATAA
- a CDS encoding CerR family C-terminal domain-containing protein, which yields MKADDNDVRNRIITAATECFAENGFKATSVRKICERAGANLAMVNYYFGSKDGLYLAIIDREGGSAEMDELTVPARDASVPATLRLAHLIERLLVDMMTSGPHSLISRLISWELVEPTAALRHIVDTLIQPLQEVMQELVRDIAPPGTSEVEIRNNLFSILGQMLYYSHSKPVNEMMAPDIVYDEAGIREIARHVTAFSLRALGVADGDQGTR from the coding sequence ATGAAAGCTGACGACAACGATGTCCGCAACCGCATCATCACTGCGGCAACGGAGTGCTTTGCCGAGAACGGTTTCAAGGCGACGTCGGTGCGCAAGATCTGCGAACGCGCCGGTGCCAACCTGGCGATGGTCAACTATTATTTTGGAAGCAAGGACGGGCTGTACCTGGCGATCATCGACCGCGAGGGTGGCAGCGCCGAGATGGACGAACTGACCGTGCCGGCACGCGACGCGTCGGTGCCTGCCACGCTGCGCCTGGCGCATCTGATCGAACGCCTGCTGGTCGACATGATGACCAGCGGTCCGCATTCATTGATCTCGCGGCTGATCAGCTGGGAACTGGTGGAGCCAACCGCCGCCCTGCGCCATATCGTCGACACGCTGATTCAGCCGCTTCAGGAAGTGATGCAGGAACTGGTGCGCGACATCGCCCCGCCGGGCACGAGCGAGGTCGAGATCCGCAACAACCTGTTCAGCATCCTGGGGCAGATGCTGTATTACAGCCACTCGAAGCCAGTCAATGAAATGATGGCACCCGACATCGTCTACGACGAAGCCGGCATCCGCGAGATCGCGCGCCATGTGACCGCGTTTTCGCTGCGCGCACTGGGCGTGGCCGATGGGGATCAAGGAACACGTTGA
- a CDS encoding c-type cytochrome, which translates to MKTTTLLSLLIVAALAACGDKAPPSDAAASGPSATAPVPEPAPAPAPVAPPAPTAAAAPAPSAAELAAGEKIYTAACVSCHGAAVMGAPKLGDKPSWTPRIAKGIDVLYANATNGLNLMPPRGGNAALKDEEIKSVVDFMVSKGR; encoded by the coding sequence ATGAAAACCACTACCTTGCTATCCCTGTTGATCGTTGCGGCCCTGGCGGCCTGCGGCGACAAGGCGCCGCCTTCCGATGCCGCAGCGTCCGGCCCGAGCGCTACCGCACCGGTCCCCGAACCGGCGCCTGCGCCTGCACCTGTGGCACCACCTGCGCCCACGGCGGCTGCGGCGCCAGCCCCGAGTGCGGCCGAACTGGCCGCCGGCGAAAAGATCTACACAGCCGCCTGCGTGTCCTGCCACGGCGCCGCGGTCATGGGTGCGCCGAAACTGGGCGACAAGCCGTCCTGGACGCCGCGCATCGCCAAGGGCATCGACGTCCTGTATGCCAACGCCACGAATGGCTTGAACCTGATGCCGCCGCGTGGTGGCAACGCCGCCCTCAAGGATGAGGAAATCAAGTCGGTGGTCGACTTCATGGTCAGCAAGGGACGCTGA
- a CDS encoding FAD:protein FMN transferase, translated as MHAFQATLIAAALCLLALAGCQRADTVHRTRGHVFGTAVEISIHGGSPERADALSGAVLNEFDRLHHKYHSWQPSMLTSLNEAIARGEPFTADAEMVALLQSATVVAERSGNLFNPAIGRLIRLWGFQSSDIAPQAPPAHEIRRWLDARPRMSDLRFQGNTISSTNKAVMIDLGGYAKGYALDRAAQLLRQGGVKAALVNVGGNVIAIGQPGERPWRVGIQDPRAAGAVAHVALRDNEAMGTSGDYQRYFLKDGKRHPHIIDPRSGYPIDLVASVTIVTSGGGDAGLRSDGNSKPLFITGPAGWEAMAARMGLGEVMLIDAQGKVHTTAAMRSRLAASQGAKGTH; from the coding sequence ATGCACGCATTTCAAGCAACACTGATCGCGGCGGCGCTGTGCCTGCTGGCGCTGGCGGGCTGCCAGCGCGCCGACACGGTCCATCGCACCCGCGGGCACGTGTTCGGCACCGCGGTCGAGATCAGCATCCACGGCGGCTCGCCCGAACGCGCGGACGCGCTCAGCGGCGCCGTACTGAACGAATTCGACCGGCTGCACCACAAATACCATTCCTGGCAGCCGAGCATGCTCACCTCGCTCAACGAGGCCATCGCGCGCGGCGAACCGTTCACGGCCGACGCTGAAATGGTCGCGCTGCTGCAATCGGCGACCGTGGTGGCCGAGCGCTCGGGCAACCTGTTCAACCCGGCCATCGGGCGCTTGATCCGGCTGTGGGGTTTCCAGAGCAGCGACATCGCGCCCCAGGCGCCGCCGGCGCACGAGATCCGGCGCTGGCTCGACGCGCGCCCGCGCATGTCGGACCTGCGCTTCCAGGGCAATACGATTTCGAGCACCAACAAGGCGGTGATGATCGACCTGGGCGGCTACGCCAAAGGCTATGCGCTCGACCGCGCGGCGCAGCTTTTGCGCCAGGGCGGGGTCAAGGCGGCGCTGGTGAACGTGGGCGGCAATGTGATCGCCATCGGCCAGCCAGGGGAGCGCCCGTGGCGGGTGGGCATCCAGGATCCGCGCGCGGCCGGCGCCGTGGCGCACGTGGCCCTGCGCGACAACGAGGCGATGGGCACCAGCGGCGATTACCAACGCTATTTTCTCAAGGATGGCAAGCGTCACCCTCACATCATCGACCCGCGCAGCGGTTATCCGATCGACCTGGTGGCGTCGGTCACGATCGTCACGTCGGGGGGAGGGGATGCCGGTTTGCGGTCGGACGGTAACTCGAAACCCTTGTTCATCACCGGCCCGGCCGGTTGGGAAGCGATGGCCGCGCGGATGGGCCTGGGCGAGGTGATGCTGATCGATGCGCAGGGCAAGGTGCACACGACGGCGGCGATGCGCTCGCGGCTGGCTGCATCGCAGGGGGCAAAGGGCACGCACTAG
- a CDS encoding nitrous oxide reductase accessory protein NosL, whose product MSFKINRLLAALAAAGLLAACSEHALTVAAHEPGSDTACALDGMVLLDFPGPKAQIQYAEGKADYYCDLMELFTVMLAPEHKRRIAGVFVQDMGKTAWDKPSGHWIAAKDALYVVGSKKQGSMGPTFGSFSDAAQAAAFAKAEGGKVLPYSQITVAMLDTGHAAGDMRH is encoded by the coding sequence ATGTCCTTCAAGATAAACCGCCTGCTGGCGGCGCTCGCCGCCGCCGGCTTGCTGGCCGCCTGCAGCGAGCACGCCCTGACCGTGGCCGCCCACGAGCCGGGCAGTGACACCGCCTGCGCGCTCGACGGCATGGTGCTGCTCGACTTCCCCGGCCCCAAGGCGCAGATCCAGTATGCCGAAGGCAAGGCCGACTATTACTGCGACCTCATGGAATTGTTCACGGTGATGCTCGCACCCGAGCACAAGCGGCGCATCGCCGGCGTGTTCGTGCAGGACATGGGAAAGACGGCCTGGGACAAGCCGAGCGGGCACTGGATCGCCGCCAAGGATGCGCTGTATGTGGTCGGCAGCAAGAAGCAGGGTTCCATGGGGCCGACCTTCGGCTCCTTCTCGGATGCCGCCCAGGCGGCCGCGTTTGCCAAAGCCGAGGGCGGCAAGGTGCTGCCCTACAGCCAGATCACGGTGGCGATGCTCGACACGGGCCACGCCGCCGGCGACATGCGCCATTGA